Proteins encoded by one window of Panicum virgatum strain AP13 chromosome 7N, P.virgatum_v5, whole genome shotgun sequence:
- the LOC120680783 gene encoding UDP-glycosyltransferase 79-like yields MGSPSASTTSPSSSSSSSAAASNEETHTRRGAHVLLLPVPGAQGHTNPMLQLGRRLAYHGLRPTLVTTRYVLSTTARPPPSPFRVAAISDGFNDGGMAACPDLAEYCRRLEAVGSETLAELLRSEAAEGRPVRVLVYDPHLPWARRVAQAAGVAAAAFLSQPCSVDLIYGELWAGRLALPVTDGAELSRRGLLGVELGPDDVPPFAAKPDWCPAITQTLLRQFEGLEDADDVLVNSFRDIEPKEADYMEQTWRAKAIGPCLPSFFLDDERLPSNKTYGFDLFTTTVSCMAWLDKQAPCSVVLVSYGTVSEYDETQLEELGNGLCNSGKPFLWVVRSNEEHKLSDQLREKCKEHGLIVSWCPQLEVLAHKAAGCFFTHCGWNSTLEAIANGMPMVAMPHWADQATISKYMESMWGTGLRVRKDEKGLVTRYEVERCIKEVMDGDRKDEIRRNATKWMQKAKEAMQKGGSSSKNIAEFAAKYSSC; encoded by the exons ATGGGGAGCCCGAGCGCCAGCACCAcctcgccttcctcctcctcctcctcctccgctgccgcctccaACGAGGAGACCCACACCCGCCGCGGCGCGCACGTGCTGCTCCTGCCGGTACCGGGCGCACAGGGCCACACCAACCCGATGCTCcagctcggccgccgcctcgcgtaCCACGGCCTCCGCCCCACGCTGGTCACCACCCGCTACGTCCTCTCCACCACGGCTCGGCCCCCGCCCAGCCCCTTCCGCGTCGCCGCCATTTCCGACGGCTTCAATGACGGCGGCATGGCCGCGTGCCCCGACCTCGCCGAGTactgccgccgcctcgaggcCGTCGGTTCGGAGACGCTGGCGGAGCTGCTCCGCTCCGAGGCCGCCGAGGGCCGGCCCGTCCGCGTGCTGGTCTACGACCCGCACCTCCCGTGGGCGCGGCgggtggcgcaggcggcgggcgtcgcggcTGCGGCGTTCCTGTCGCAGCCGTGCTCCGTGGACCTCATCTACGGCGAGCTGTGGGCGGGGCGGCTCGCGCTGCCGGTCACGGATGGCGCCGAGCTGTCCAGGCGGGGCCTGCTCGGCGTCGAGCTTGGGCCCGACGACGTGCCGCCGTTCGCCGCGAAACCTGACTGGTGCCCCGCGATCACTCAGACGTTGCTGCGGCAGTTCGAGGGGCTGGAGGACGCCGACGACGTGCTCGTCAACTCGTTCCGCGACATCGAACCAAAG GAGGCAGATTACATGGAGCAAACATGGCGCGCAAAGGCGATCGGACCATGCTTGCCATCATTCTTTCTGGATGATGAGCGTCTTCCGTCAAACAAGACATACGGCTTCGACCTATTCACCACCACTGTCTCGTGTATGGCTTGGCTTGACAAGCAGGCTCCTTGCTCCGTTGTCCTTGTATCCTATGGGACTGTATCTGAATACGACGAAACACAGTTGGAGGAGCTTGGCAATGGACTCTGCAATTCTGGCAAACCGTTTCTTTGGGTTGTGAGGTCAAATGAAGAACACAAGTTGTCAGATCAACTCCGTGAAAAGTGCAAGGAACATGGCCTTATTGTTTCGTGGTGCCCCCAACTTGAGGTCCTGGCACACAAGGCTGCAG GATGTTTCTTCACACACTGCGGATGGAACTCAACACTTGAGGCAATAGCTAATGGCATGCCAATGGTCGCAATGCCACATTGGGCAGACCAGGCAACCATATCAAAATACATGGAGAGCATGTGGGGTACGGGCTTGCGAGTGCGCAAGGATGAGAAAGGCTTGGTGACAAGGTATGAGGTTGAACGGTGTATCAAGGAAGTGATGGATGGGGATAGGAAGGATGAGATTAGGAGGAACGCCACTAAGTGGATGCAGAAGGCCAAGGAGGCAATGCAGAAAGGAGGGAGCTCAAGCAAGAATATAGCCGAATTTGCGGCGAAGTATTCATCATGTTAA
- the LOC120680785 gene encoding UDP-glucosyltransferase UGT13248-like codes for MGSKSAGAASSSSTSATVQHEAGGAHVLLLPYPGAQGHTNPLLQFGRRLAYLGLRPTLVCSRYVLSTTPPPGEPFRVAAISDGFDDGGAASCPDLSEYWRQLQAVGSETLAELLRSEASEGRPVRVLVYDPHLAWARRVAKAAGVAAAAFLSQPCSVDIVYGEVWAGRLELPVTDGRELFARGLLGVELGSDDVPPFAARPDCFPVFIEASVRQFEGLEEADDVLVNSFHAIEPKEEDYMALTWRAKTIGPSLPSFYLDDDRLPFNKTYGFNLFSSNVSCLAWLDKQLPCSVVLVSYGTVSDYDEAQLEELGNGLCNSGKPFLWVVRANEEHKLSDELRNKCEQHGLIVSWCNQLDVLAHKATGCFFTHCGWNSTLEAIVNGVPMVAIPHWADQPTISKYMESVWGLGVRVRKDEKGLVTRDEVERCIKEVMDGDRKDKYRTNATMWMQKAKEAMQKGGNSDKNIAEFASKYSSSHCQ; via the exons ATGGGCAGCAagagcgccggcgccgcctcgtcttcatccacctccgccaccgtccagcacgaggccggcggcgcgcacgtCCTGCTGCTGCCGTACCCAGGGGCGCAGGGCCACACCAACCCTCTGCTCcagttcggccgccgcctcgcatACCTCGGGCTCCGCCCCACGCTCGTCTGTTCGCGGTACGTTCTCTCCACCACCCCGCCACCAGGGGAGCCCTTCAGGGTGGCCGCCATCTCCGACGGCTTCGACGACGGCGGGGCAGCCTCGTGCCCCGACCTCAGCGAGTACTGGCGCCAGCTGCAGGCCGTCGGCTCCGAGACGCTGGCGGAGCTGCTCCGGTCCGAGGCCTCCGAGGGGCGGCCCGTGCGCGTGCTGGTTTACGACCCGCACCTGGCGTGGGCGCGCCGGGTGGCGAAggcggccggcgtggcggcCGCAGCGTTCCTATCGCAGCCGTGCTCCGTGGACATCGTCTACGGCGAGGTGTGGGCGGGGCGGCTGGAGCTGCCCGTGACGGACGGGAGAGAGCTGTTCGCGCGCGGGCTGCTGGGAGTCGAGCTCGGGTCCGACGACGTGCCGCCGTTCGCCGCGAGGCCGGACTGTTTCCCGGTGTTCATTGAGGCGTCCGTCAGGCAATTCGAGGGGCTGGAGGAGGCCGACGACGTGCTCGTCAACTCATTCCACGCCATCGAACCCAAG GAGGAAGATTATATGGCACTGACATGGCGTGCAAAGACAATAGGCCCATCCTTGCCATCATTTTATCTTGACGATGACCGTTTGCCGTTCAACAAGACTTATGGTTTCAACCTCTTCAGCAGCAACGTGTCATGCCTGGCTTGGCTTGACAAGCAGCTTCCATGCTCTGTAGTCCTTGTATCGTATGGGACCGTATCTGACTACGACGAAGCACAGTTAGAAGAGCTTGGCAATGGGTTGTGCAATTCTGGAAAACCCTTCCTTTGGGTTGTGAGGGCAAATGAAGAACACAAGTTGTCTGATGAACTCCGTAATAAGTGCGAACAACATGGCCTTATTGTTTCTTGGTGCAACCAGTTAGATGTCCTAGCACATAAAGCCACAG GCTGTTTCTTCACCCACTGCGGATGGAACTCGACATTGGAAGCAATTGTTAATGGTGTGCCAATGGTGGCAATACCACACTGGGCAGACCAGCCAACCATATCAAAATACATGGAGAGTGTGTGGGGCTTGGGCGTCCGGGTGCGCAAGGATGAGAAAGGCTTAGTGACGAGAGACGAGGTGGAAAGGTGCATTAAGGAGGTTATGGATGGGGATAGGAAGGATAAGTACAGGACGAATGCCACCATGTGGATGCAAAAGGCCAAGGAAGCTATGCAAAAAGGAGGGAACTCAGACAAGAATATTGCTGAATTTGCCTCAAAGTATTCATCAAGCCATTGTCAATGA